From a region of the Marinilabiliales bacterium genome:
- the purN gene encoding phosphoribosylglycinamide formyltransferase produces the protein MINLAVFASGSGTNFQAITDYFAGHDRIGVKLLLCNRPDARALHRAREAGVDSFVFTPDELYHGDAVLKALRRHNIDFIVLAGFLLKIPGNILAAFPERIVNIHPALLPKYGGKGMYGMRVHKAVIEAGDKFSGITVHMVNEDYDSGSIVSQHTCEVRQDDTPESLAERVHKLEHHWYPRIIGRLLDEDS, from the coding sequence GTGATTAATTTAGCGGTATTTGCATCCGGTTCGGGCACGAATTTTCAGGCGATAACAGACTACTTCGCGGGCCATGACCGTATAGGGGTTAAATTGCTCCTCTGCAACCGGCCGGATGCCCGTGCGCTGCATAGGGCCAGGGAGGCGGGTGTTGACAGTTTTGTTTTTACCCCTGATGAACTTTACCACGGGGATGCTGTTCTCAAAGCTTTGCGCAGGCATAATATTGATTTTATTGTCCTTGCCGGTTTCCTTCTGAAGATCCCCGGAAACATACTCGCGGCCTTCCCCGAAAGGATAGTCAATATACATCCTGCACTTCTGCCCAAATACGGGGGGAAGGGAATGTACGGAATGCGTGTTCACAAAGCTGTTATTGAGGCAGGGGATAAGTTTTCAGGGATCACGGTCCATATGGTCAATGAAGATTATGACAGCGGGAGTATTGTTTCGCAGCACACCTGTGAAGTCAGGCAAGATGACACTCCTGAATCTCTTGCCGAAAGAGTTCATAAGCTTGAGCATCACTGGTATCCCAGGATTATCGGGAGACTTCTGGATGAGGACTCATAG
- a CDS encoding metalloendopeptidase gives MLKKDLFPQVLTGILLLVAIHFYMDGITIEEDASSIHEPGETEEPQVPPVTINEYGIAEGEFTLVEGRVQRNQTLSVILSGFNVSASLIHQVAGYSRELFDVRRIRAGDRYKIFHSNDSLNLPRYLIYQPNELEFIKVTLYEPVSIKRGSREVTRVLNHLSGTINSSLWNAMIESGSSPVLALELSEIYAWTVDFFGLQRGDSFKAFYYENYVGSNPAGIDRIVAAWFSHMGREFYAIPFEQDSVMSFFDQDGNSLRRTFLRAPLRYSRISSGFSHSRMHPILRVRRPHHGVDYAAPVGTPVYAIGDGRITETSYTAGAGRMVRIRHNSVYSSAYLHLRNFEPGIRPDVWVRQGDVIGYVGTTGMSTGPHLDFRMWRNGQPVDPLSIEAPPVEPVKEENLEDFERIKRMWIDRLDSL, from the coding sequence ATGTTGAAGAAAGATTTATTTCCACAGGTTCTGACAGGCATTCTGCTGCTTGTGGCCATCCACTTCTATATGGATGGCATTACCATTGAAGAAGATGCATCATCTATACATGAACCTGGAGAAACTGAAGAACCCCAGGTCCCTCCAGTCACTATTAATGAGTATGGGATTGCCGAAGGAGAATTCACCCTGGTTGAAGGAAGGGTTCAGAGAAACCAGACCCTGTCTGTAATCCTTTCCGGTTTTAATGTCAGCGCATCACTAATCCACCAGGTTGCCGGCTATTCAAGAGAGTTGTTTGATGTGAGGAGGATCAGGGCCGGCGACAGGTACAAAATTTTTCATTCAAACGACTCACTGAACCTGCCCCGGTATCTTATCTACCAACCCAATGAGCTTGAATTTATAAAAGTAACTCTTTACGAACCGGTTAGTATCAAAAGAGGAAGCCGAGAGGTTACCCGTGTGCTTAATCATCTTTCGGGTACGATCAATTCATCACTCTGGAATGCAATGATTGAATCCGGATCATCTCCCGTACTGGCACTTGAACTTTCTGAAATCTATGCATGGACCGTTGACTTTTTTGGTCTTCAGAGAGGTGATTCATTCAAAGCATTCTACTATGAAAATTATGTCGGATCAAACCCGGCAGGAATTGACAGGATAGTTGCTGCATGGTTCAGTCATATGGGCAGGGAGTTTTATGCAATACCTTTTGAACAGGACAGTGTCATGAGTTTTTTCGATCAGGACGGCAACAGTCTGCGCAGAACCTTCCTCAGGGCCCCGCTAAGATACAGCAGGATATCATCAGGATTCTCCCACTCAAGAATGCACCCGATACTGAGGGTCAGGCGGCCGCATCACGGAGTAGACTATGCAGCCCCCGTAGGAACGCCGGTATATGCTATCGGCGACGGCAGGATTACTGAGACATCATATACAGCTGGAGCCGGCAGAATGGTGAGAATAAGGCACAACAGCGTTTACAGTTCAGCATACCTGCATCTCAGGAATTTCGAACCCGGAATCAGGCCTGACGTATGGGTCAGGCAGGGAGATGTCATTGGATATGTGGGCACTACAGGCATGTCAACCGGACCGCATCTCGATTTCAGGATGTGGAGAAACGGTCAGCCTGTAGACCCCCTGTCAATTGAAGCGCCACCGGTAGAACCGGTGAAAGAGGAGAATCTGGAAGATTTTGAAAGGATTAAACGAATGTGGATTGACAGGCTTGACAGCCTATGA
- a CDS encoding leucine--tRNA ligase, translating to MEYNFREIEQKWQKFWEKNKTFRVTENNQKPKFYVLDMFPYPSGAGLHVGHPLGYIASDIYSRYKRLKGFNVLHPMGYDSFGLPAEQFAIQTGQHPAVTTENNIRRYREQMDKIGFCYDWDREIRTCDPGYYKWTQWVFIKMFKHWFNKESGKAEPIENLVAEFEKKGNSAVKAAQNECPVFTASDWKAMGEKDQQLILLKYRLAYYDDTLVNWCPALGTVLANDEVKDGYSVRGGHPVEQKKMKQWQLRVTAYADRLVDSLEKLEWSDSMKEIQKNWIGRSEGALINFNLDSSAADKNKDDKIEVFTTRPDTIFGCTYMVLAPEHPLVEKITTPRYRDKVQVYLEETAKRTERERMADAKTITGQFTGAYALHPFSGEKLPVWISDYVLIGYGTGAIMAVPAHDSRDYDFAGHFSLPVREVVTGGDISKGSYDNTDGKLINSDFLDGLNVKEAIARTIDELEKKGIGKGKVNYRLRDAIFSRQRYWGEPFPVYYKDGVPRVMDEEDLPLILPEIDAILPTEKGEPPLGRAKNWNTKEGYPIELSTMPGFAGSSAYYLRYMDPRNDTELVSRKANDYWKDVDLYIGGTEHATGHLIYSRFWNKFLYDMGLVCRDEPFRKLINQGMIQGRSNFVYRIRNTNKFVSYGLTDQYDVTPLHVDVNIVNNDILDIEAFRNWNPEYKSAEFILENDGSYRCGYAIEKMSKSLYNVVNPDDIIENYGADTLRLYEMFLGPIEQSKPWNTNGIDGVHKFLRRLWKLFHNSKNEPDISDDRPSSDELKVLHKTIKKIEEDIERFSFNTSVSAFMICVNELTALKCNKREVLSDLIIILSPFAPHIAEELWQLLGNTGSISDAAFPAARKEYLIEDTIIYPVSFDGKTRLKLEFPVKYGSSEIEREIVENPDVQKYLMGKPPKNIIVVSGRIINIVTG from the coding sequence ATGGAATACAACTTCAGGGAGATTGAACAGAAATGGCAGAAGTTCTGGGAAAAGAACAAAACATTCAGGGTTACCGAAAACAACCAAAAGCCCAAATTCTACGTGCTTGATATGTTCCCTTACCCATCAGGGGCAGGCCTCCACGTTGGCCACCCGCTGGGCTATATCGCCTCTGATATTTATTCAAGGTACAAAAGGCTGAAAGGATTCAATGTCCTTCATCCTATGGGATATGATTCATTCGGACTGCCTGCCGAGCAGTTCGCCATACAAACAGGGCAGCACCCGGCCGTCACAACCGAAAACAACATAAGGCGATACCGCGAACAGATGGATAAGATAGGCTTCTGTTACGACTGGGACAGGGAGATCAGGACATGTGACCCGGGCTACTATAAATGGACCCAGTGGGTATTCATAAAAATGTTCAAACACTGGTTTAACAAAGAGAGCGGTAAGGCTGAACCGATTGAAAACCTGGTTGCTGAATTTGAAAAGAAAGGAAATTCAGCGGTTAAAGCGGCACAAAATGAGTGCCCTGTATTCACGGCTTCTGATTGGAAGGCTATGGGTGAAAAGGACCAACAACTGATCCTGCTTAAATACAGACTGGCATACTATGACGATACCCTGGTTAACTGGTGCCCGGCTCTTGGCACCGTGCTGGCTAATGACGAGGTGAAAGACGGGTACTCTGTCAGGGGCGGCCACCCCGTGGAACAGAAAAAGATGAAGCAGTGGCAGCTCAGGGTGACAGCTTATGCTGACAGGCTGGTTGACTCACTTGAAAAACTCGAATGGAGCGACTCTATGAAGGAAATCCAGAAAAACTGGATAGGAAGGTCTGAAGGAGCCCTGATCAACTTCAATCTGGATTCATCTGCCGCCGATAAAAATAAGGATGATAAGATAGAGGTTTTTACCACCCGGCCCGACACAATATTCGGATGCACATACATGGTTCTGGCCCCTGAACATCCTCTTGTTGAAAAAATTACCACACCCCGATACCGTGACAAGGTTCAGGTTTATCTTGAAGAAACCGCAAAGCGCACCGAACGGGAGCGTATGGCCGATGCAAAAACAATTACCGGCCAGTTTACCGGTGCTTACGCTCTTCACCCCTTTTCCGGTGAAAAGCTTCCGGTCTGGATTAGTGACTACGTACTTATAGGATATGGAACAGGCGCTATAATGGCAGTGCCTGCCCACGACAGCAGGGATTACGATTTTGCCGGGCATTTCAGTTTGCCGGTCAGGGAAGTAGTAACAGGCGGTGATATTTCAAAAGGATCATACGACAACACTGATGGCAAATTGATCAATTCCGATTTTCTTGACGGGCTGAATGTTAAGGAAGCTATAGCCAGAACGATCGATGAACTGGAGAAAAAAGGCATCGGCAAAGGAAAAGTCAACTACAGGTTAAGAGATGCCATCTTCAGCCGGCAACGTTACTGGGGAGAACCCTTCCCTGTGTATTACAAGGACGGAGTGCCCAGGGTAATGGATGAGGAGGATCTGCCTCTTATACTTCCTGAGATAGATGCAATTCTGCCGACCGAGAAGGGAGAGCCACCTCTTGGAAGGGCAAAAAACTGGAACACCAAGGAGGGATACCCCATAGAGCTGAGTACCATGCCTGGATTTGCAGGCTCATCGGCATACTACCTTCGTTATATGGACCCGCGTAACGATACTGAGCTTGTATCCCGAAAAGCAAATGACTACTGGAAAGACGTCGACCTGTATATAGGCGGTACCGAACATGCGACCGGACACCTGATATATTCACGTTTCTGGAACAAGTTCCTTTATGATATGGGACTAGTATGCAGGGATGAACCATTCCGAAAGCTTATCAACCAGGGGATGATACAGGGGCGCTCCAATTTTGTCTACAGGATCAGGAACACCAACAAGTTTGTTAGTTACGGACTTACAGACCAATATGACGTAACACCCCTGCATGTTGATGTGAATATTGTCAATAACGACATACTCGATATTGAAGCTTTCAGAAACTGGAACCCTGAATACAAAAGCGCTGAATTCATTCTTGAGAACGATGGCAGTTACAGGTGCGGATATGCCATTGAAAAGATGTCGAAATCACTTTATAATGTGGTTAACCCTGATGATATTATTGAAAATTACGGAGCCGATACACTAAGGTTATATGAGATGTTCCTTGGGCCGATAGAGCAGTCCAAACCATGGAACACCAACGGAATTGACGGAGTGCATAAATTCCTGCGAAGACTTTGGAAACTATTCCATAACTCAAAAAACGAGCCGGACATTTCAGATGACAGACCATCATCAGATGAACTTAAAGTTCTTCACAAAACGATTAAAAAGATCGAAGAGGATATTGAAAGGTTCTCATTCAACACATCGGTAAGCGCATTCATGATTTGCGTCAATGAGCTGACCGCGCTGAAGTGCAATAAGAGGGAAGTCTTGTCTGACCTGATTATAATCCTCTCTCCCTTTGCACCCCATATTGCAGAAGAGCTATGGCAGCTGCTGGGTAACACCGGCAGTATAAGTGATGCGGCCTTTCCTGCTGCCAGAAAGGAGTACCTTATTGAAGACACCATTATCTACCCGGTTTCCTTTGACGGTAAAACCAGGCTGAAGCTGGAGTTTCCTGTAAAATACGGGAGCAGTGAAATAGAAAGGGAGATTGTTGAAAACCCCGACGTACAGAAATACCTTATGGGCAAACCTCCCAAAAATATAATAGTTGTCAGCGGGCGTATTATAAATATAGTCACCGGATAA
- a CDS encoding biopolymer transporter ExbD gives MSKFQRKDKGKMPGISTASLPDIVFMLLFFFMVSTTMREVTINVRQRLPSATEVQKLEKRSLVSFIYIGEPRTAFQALLGTEPRIQLNDQFATTADIAAFIASEREARDESEIPFMRTSLKVDNEVRMGIVDDVKQALRRANALNINYSTLTVESIFD, from the coding sequence ATGTCAAAATTTCAAAGAAAAGACAAAGGTAAAATGCCGGGAATCAGCACAGCTTCCCTTCCCGACATTGTATTCATGCTGCTGTTCTTTTTCATGGTCAGCACAACGATGCGTGAAGTAACCATAAACGTGCGTCAGCGACTGCCTTCGGCGACGGAGGTACAGAAACTGGAAAAACGTTCCCTTGTAAGTTTCATCTATATTGGTGAGCCCAGAACGGCTTTTCAGGCGCTTCTCGGAACCGAGCCGCGTATTCAGCTCAATGACCAGTTTGCTACAACCGCCGATATCGCGGCGTTCATTGCCAGTGAAAGAGAGGCGCGTGATGAGTCTGAGATCCCCTTCATGAGAACTTCGCTCAAGGTCGATAATGAGGTCCGAATGGGTATCGTAGATGATGTAAAGCAGGCTTTACGACGGGCAAACGCACTTAATATCAACTATTCAACCCTGACAGTAGAGTCAATATTTGACTAG
- a CDS encoding biopolymer transporter ExbD has protein sequence MGRVTPEIPSASLADIAFMLLIFFLVATTMDVDSGISRILPPMPEEEPDDDQQIRERNIFTVRVNAQDMLLVEGELENLVNLRDRAKEFIANPRDEEHLPEKVVEEVEYFGEYPISRQVISLQNARGTSYGMYIKVQNELTAAYNELRDELAMDRFGRIFERLDASQQAAVRKIYPMRISEAEPRQVGGR, from the coding sequence ATGGGACGAGTAACTCCGGAAATACCCTCCGCCTCCCTGGCAGATATCGCATTTATGCTGCTGATATTCTTCCTGGTTGCCACAACCATGGATGTGGATTCTGGAATATCGAGAATTCTGCCGCCCATGCCTGAAGAAGAGCCGGATGATGACCAGCAGATCAGGGAGCGGAATATTTTTACAGTACGCGTAAATGCTCAGGATATGCTTCTGGTTGAAGGTGAGCTTGAGAACTTGGTGAATCTGAGAGACAGGGCAAAGGAGTTTATTGCCAATCCGAGGGATGAAGAACATCTGCCGGAGAAGGTTGTTGAAGAGGTTGAATATTTTGGCGAATATCCTATTTCAAGGCAGGTAATATCACTTCAGAATGCAAGAGGCACTTCCTACGGAATGTATATCAAGGTTCAGAACGAATTGACAGCTGCCTATAATGAGCTAAGGGATGAGCTTGCGATGGACCGGTTCGGAAGAATATTTGAACGTCTTGACGCCAGTCAGCAGGCTGCAGTCCGAAAAATTTATCCAATGCGTATTTCAGAAGCAGAACCCAGACAAGTAGGAGGAAGATAA
- a CDS encoding MotA/TolQ/ExbB proton channel family protein, with amino-acid sequence MKNLFAFLAVMGMLTFGTSAIAIAQEDVVEDPTETEQVIPETPAPVDVETDEEAQPLHQEIKRIFIEGGAGFMGVVLLALIFGLAISIERILYLNFATTNTESLLLDVEEALENGGIEAAKEVCRDTRGPVASIFYQGLSKFDEGIDVVEKSVVAYGGVQTGLLEKNMTWISLFISIAPMLGFMGTVIGMIAAFDSIEAAGDISPSLVAGGIKVALITTVSGLVVAIILQVFYNYIASKVDSLVNTMEDASISLIDILVKYNLKK; translated from the coding sequence ATGAAAAATCTATTTGCGTTTTTAGCAGTAATGGGAATGCTGACATTCGGAACATCGGCAATAGCAATTGCACAGGAAGATGTTGTTGAAGATCCCACAGAAACAGAACAGGTCATACCTGAAACTCCTGCACCTGTTGACGTAGAAACAGACGAAGAAGCTCAGCCTCTTCACCAGGAGATTAAGAGGATTTTTATTGAGGGTGGCGCCGGTTTTATGGGTGTTGTACTCCTGGCCCTTATCTTCGGCCTGGCAATATCAATCGAGAGAATTCTGTATCTCAACTTTGCAACCACCAATACAGAAAGCCTGTTGCTGGATGTTGAGGAAGCGCTCGAAAACGGCGGCATTGAAGCTGCAAAGGAGGTCTGCCGAGACACCAGGGGGCCGGTTGCCAGTATTTTCTACCAGGGTTTGAGCAAATTTGACGAGGGAATTGATGTTGTTGAAAAATCAGTCGTTGCCTATGGCGGTGTTCAGACAGGATTGCTGGAGAAAAATATGACATGGATATCACTTTTTATCTCGATTGCACCTATGCTTGGGTTTATGGGTACCGTGATAGGTATGATCGCAGCCTTTGACTCGATCGAGGCTGCTGGTGACATTTCACCTTCGCTGGTGGCAGGCGGTATCAAGGTTGCACTTATTACAACCGTATCCGGCCTTGTTGTTGCCATCATACTCCAGGTATTCTACAACTATATTGCATCAAAAGTCGATTCACTGGTTAACACCATGGAAGATGCCTCAATCTCTCTGATCGACATTCTGGTAAAATATAACCTCAAAAAATAA
- a CDS encoding asparaginase — MHNRSTILLIYTGGTIGMELNPGTGELTPVNFENISREMPELMRFELDIKTVSFSPPVDSSEIGPEMWVRLAETVEKHYDRVDGFVILHGTDTMSYSASALSFMLENLGKPVIFTGSQLPIGMLRTDGRENLATSIEIAAAKINGAPAVPEVCVFFQNKLFRGNRTTKYNVEYFNAFRSENYPPLAEAGINIEFNFHAINYPYGDKKLKVYREMDNNVAILKIFPGITGKLLSSLFSTEGLKAVVMETYGAGNAPAGSWFISEIEKAVSRGILIVNVSQCTTGSVDMNKYINGRRLKEAGVLSGYDMTTEAAVTKVMFLLAQTSNAKELRTLINSSIRGEIK, encoded by the coding sequence ATGCATAACAGATCAACAATCCTGCTGATATATACCGGAGGCACCATTGGAATGGAGCTCAATCCGGGAACCGGAGAACTAACCCCGGTAAACTTTGAGAATATATCACGGGAAATGCCTGAGCTTATGAGGTTTGAGCTGGACATCAAGACTGTGTCTTTCTCACCTCCTGTTGATTCATCAGAGATAGGACCGGAGATGTGGGTCAGGCTTGCTGAGACTGTTGAGAAGCACTATGACCGGGTTGACGGTTTCGTGATCCTGCATGGAACCGACACGATGTCATACTCTGCCTCTGCCCTGAGCTTTATGCTTGAAAACCTCGGCAAACCGGTTATTTTCACCGGGTCCCAGCTTCCCATAGGAATGCTTCGCACCGACGGCAGGGAAAACCTTGCCACATCAATAGAGATCGCTGCTGCAAAAATAAACGGTGCACCCGCAGTACCTGAAGTATGTGTATTCTTCCAGAACAAGCTGTTCAGGGGCAACCGGACAACAAAATATAATGTTGAGTATTTTAATGCATTCAGGTCTGAGAACTACCCTCCCCTGGCAGAGGCCGGGATTAACATCGAATTCAACTTCCATGCTATAAACTACCCTTATGGCGATAAGAAGCTTAAAGTCTACAGGGAAATGGACAATAATGTGGCCATCCTGAAGATTTTTCCGGGAATTACCGGAAAACTGCTAAGCTCACTATTCAGTACAGAAGGCCTGAAGGCTGTTGTTATGGAAACTTATGGCGCCGGTAACGCTCCTGCCGGCTCCTGGTTCATCTCAGAGATTGAAAAAGCTGTCAGCAGGGGGATACTGATAGTAAATGTGAGTCAGTGCACAACCGGGAGTGTTGATATGAATAAATACATTAACGGAAGAAGGCTGAAGGAGGCCGGTGTACTGAGCGGCTATGATATGACAACCGAGGCGGCTGTGACAAAGGTAATGTTCCTGCTCGCCCAAACATCAAATGCAAAGGAGCTTAGAACGTTAATAAATAGTTCGATAAGAGGAGAAATAAAATAA
- a CDS encoding TatD family deoxyribonuclease has protein sequence MMLIDTHAHLYLPHFENDIDRVIGNAKMNNVGRILMPNIDVRSVDPMLRVCSAYPGLCLPMLGLHPTSVKADYAGMLKTLEGLLEKENFAAIGETGMDAHWDTSFMDQQKRSFITHLEWAEETGLPVVIHSRSTMDTIIRILKDGYSKKITGVFHAFSGSEEQAREITEMGFMLGIGGVVTYPRSGLAEVISKIGPEHIILETDAPYLTPVPFRGKRNESAHLVYIAGKIAEIKGLTIEQVAEVTTGNAHRLFKLKRE, from the coding sequence ATGATGCTGATTGACACACATGCGCACCTGTATTTGCCTCATTTTGAGAACGATATTGACCGGGTTATCGGCAATGCAAAAATGAACAATGTAGGCCGTATACTAATGCCGAATATTGATGTCAGGTCAGTTGACCCTATGCTCCGGGTCTGCTCTGCATACCCCGGTTTATGCCTGCCTATGCTGGGCCTTCATCCAACTTCGGTTAAGGCTGATTATGCAGGCATGCTTAAAACCCTTGAAGGCCTGCTTGAAAAAGAAAATTTTGCAGCGATCGGAGAAACCGGCATGGATGCACACTGGGACACAAGCTTCATGGACCAGCAAAAGAGATCATTCATTACGCACCTTGAATGGGCTGAAGAGACAGGCCTTCCAGTCGTCATTCATTCCCGCAGTACAATGGACACCATCATCAGAATACTGAAAGATGGTTACAGCAAAAAAATAACCGGTGTATTCCATGCTTTTTCGGGGAGTGAAGAGCAGGCCAGGGAAATTACAGAAATGGGATTCATGCTGGGTATCGGGGGAGTTGTTACCTATCCCCGTTCAGGACTGGCAGAAGTTATCAGTAAGATCGGACCGGAGCATATAATCCTGGAAACAGATGCCCCCTATCTGACGCCGGTCCCCTTCAGGGGTAAACGCAACGAAAGCGCTCACCTGGTATATATCGCCGGAAAAATAGCTGAAATAAAGGGGTTGACCATTGAACAGGTTGCAGAGGTTACAACAGGCAATGCCCACCGTCTTTTTAAACTTAAAAGGGAATAA
- a CDS encoding NADP-specific glutamate dehydrogenase: MDPRAEKFMAAITAKNPGEVEFHQAVREVAESLIPFIEENPRYKHAKILERIAEPERIVLFRVPWIDDKGEIQINKGYRIEMNSAIGPYKGGIRFHPTVNLSILKFLAFEQVFKNSLTTLPMGGGKGGSDFDPKGKTDNEVMKFCQSFMTELSRHIGPETDIPAGDIGVGGREIGYMFGQYKRLRNEFTGVLTGKGREWGGSLIRPEATGYGCVYFAQAMLMTRDDTFKDKTVAISGSGNVAQFATEKATSMGARVVTLSDSNGFIYDPAGIDPEKLEWVMELKNIRRGRISEYAEKFGVEYYQGQRPWPVKCDIALPCATENEITREDAEMLIKNGCFVVSEGANMPSTIDAVEAFLHHGILYGPGKAANAGGVAVSGLEMTQNAMRISWQREEVDAKLQQIMKNIHETCVRFGQNEDGSVNYVRGANIGGFVKVADAMLAQGAV, from the coding sequence ATGGATCCAAGAGCAGAAAAATTCATGGCTGCCATAACAGCCAAAAACCCCGGAGAGGTTGAATTTCACCAGGCAGTGAGAGAAGTTGCCGAATCCCTTATACCGTTTATTGAAGAAAATCCCCGGTATAAGCATGCAAAGATCCTTGAGCGGATCGCCGAACCGGAAAGGATAGTGCTGTTCAGGGTCCCGTGGATTGATGACAAGGGTGAGATACAGATAAACAAAGGCTACAGGATCGAAATGAATTCGGCCATAGGCCCCTACAAGGGGGGGATAAGGTTTCACCCTACCGTGAACCTCAGTATCCTTAAATTCCTTGCATTCGAGCAGGTATTCAAGAATTCCCTCACCACACTCCCAATGGGAGGAGGCAAGGGAGGATCAGATTTTGATCCAAAGGGGAAGACCGACAACGAGGTGATGAAATTCTGCCAGAGCTTCATGACCGAACTCAGCAGGCACATAGGTCCAGAAACCGACATTCCTGCCGGTGATATAGGGGTCGGCGGAAGGGAAATAGGCTATATGTTCGGGCAGTACAAAAGGCTCAGAAATGAGTTCACCGGAGTGCTTACCGGTAAAGGCAGGGAGTGGGGTGGCAGTCTGATCAGACCTGAAGCTACCGGTTACGGTTGTGTCTATTTTGCTCAGGCAATGCTCATGACCCGTGATGACACTTTTAAAGATAAGACAGTGGCGATATCCGGATCAGGTAACGTGGCACAATTTGCAACTGAGAAAGCGACCTCCATGGGAGCCAGGGTTGTAACGCTCTCAGACAGCAACGGATTCATATATGATCCGGCAGGAATTGACCCTGAAAAGCTGGAATGGGTTATGGAGCTGAAGAACATCAGAAGAGGCAGGATCAGTGAGTATGCCGAAAAATTCGGGGTTGAGTATTACCAGGGGCAGAGGCCATGGCCGGTAAAATGCGACATAGCCCTTCCATGTGCCACTGAAAATGAGATTACCAGGGAGGACGCTGAGATGCTGATCAAAAACGGTTGTTTTGTAGTTTCGGAAGGGGCCAATATGCCCTCAACAATCGATGCTGTAGAGGCATTCCTGCATCACGGTATACTGTATGGCCCGGGTAAGGCAGCCAACGCCGGGGGAGTTGCCGTGAGCGGCCTTGAAATGACCCAGAATGCCATGAGAATTAGCTGGCAAAGGGAGGAGGTTGACGCGAAACTGCAGCAGATAATGAAGAATATACACGAAACCTGTGTCAGGTTCGGGCAAAACGAAGACGGATCGGTCAACTATGTAAGGGGTGCCAATATAGGGGGGTTTGTCAAGGTAGCCGATGCAATGCTCGCACAGGGGGCCGTCTGA
- the dprA gene encoding DNA-protecting protein DprA: MADLNDPLLRYKTGLMLIPGIGGILARKLVEYTGSPEAVFRSDQATLQKIPGIGRTLAGNILDSRVLEEADREIDFLSRYNIRALYYLDDDYPARLKECQDAPVVLFSRGNANLDSVKVLSIIGTRSASDYGTGFCRELVADLAARGHDPLIVSGLAYGIDICAHRAALDNGLQTVAVLAHGLSTIYPPEHRKTAKKIAVQGALVSDFGSKTGPERGNFLKRNRIIAGLADATVVIESSLSGGAMITAGFAGSYNRDVFALPGRITDKRSHGCNSLIKTNRAALIEKTGDLEYILGWEPGTGKLPDDKQMLFPGTGDDEKAILRMLEVNSCMSADQISAGLGLGAGKTSFLLLNLEFMGYILSLPGKMYKLSATAINR; the protein is encoded by the coding sequence ATGGCAGACCTTAATGATCCGCTGCTCAGGTACAAGACAGGCCTGATGCTGATCCCGGGCATAGGGGGGATACTGGCCCGGAAACTTGTTGAATATACCGGCAGCCCCGAAGCAGTCTTCAGATCAGATCAGGCCACGCTTCAGAAGATTCCCGGAATAGGCAGGACCCTTGCAGGCAACATCCTTGACAGCAGGGTCCTTGAGGAAGCCGACAGGGAGATCGATTTCCTTTCCAGGTACAACATCAGGGCACTGTATTACCTCGATGATGATTATCCGGCCCGGTTAAAAGAGTGCCAGGACGCCCCTGTTGTTTTGTTCAGCAGGGGCAATGCCAACCTTGACAGTGTGAAGGTCCTGAGTATAATAGGTACAAGGAGTGCATCAGACTATGGAACCGGTTTCTGCCGGGAGCTGGTTGCTGATCTGGCTGCAAGGGGACACGATCCGTTGATTGTTAGCGGACTTGCCTACGGCATTGATATTTGTGCGCACAGGGCGGCCCTCGATAACGGTCTGCAGACAGTGGCTGTACTGGCTCACGGACTCTCAACAATTTATCCGCCGGAACACCGGAAAACTGCAAAAAAAATAGCAGTCCAGGGGGCACTTGTATCTGATTTCGGGAGTAAAACAGGTCCGGAGAGAGGCAATTTCCTTAAGAGAAACCGGATCATTGCCGGACTTGCTGATGCCACGGTCGTTATCGAGTCGTCATTATCGGGTGGTGCCATGATAACTGCCGGGTTTGCAGGCTCCTATAACCGCGATGTCTTTGCACTCCCCGGAAGGATAACCGACAAAAGATCCCATGGATGCAACAGCCTCATAAAAACGAACAGGGCAGCACTGATTGAAAAAACCGGCGACCTCGAATATATACTTGGCTGGGAACCTGGTACAGGTAAACTACCGGATGACAAACAGATGCTCTTCCCCGGAACAGGAGATGATGAAAAGGCAATTCTGCGCATGCTTGAAGTTAATTCCTGCATGTCGGCCGATCAGATATCTGCAGGGCTGGGGCTTGGTGCGGGAAAGACATCATTCCTGCTGCTGAACCTGGAGTTTATGGGATACATATTGAGCCTTCCGGGAAAAATGTACAAGCTGTCGGCCACAGCCATTAACAGGTAG